A single region of the Vicia villosa cultivar HV-30 ecotype Madison, WI linkage group LG4, Vvil1.0, whole genome shotgun sequence genome encodes:
- the LOC131599543 gene encoding defensin-like protein 183: MANKMHKSFLCFVIYVLVIAVQLMQVVEGNTPCTIIQGRCAPENCQEKCTNYGAGTSSTLLGSNCNFYNLCTCVFDRPPFGSSCKVGIGLCSSQCGDSCCDGNCKARYIHTGTGKCVHDFDTHLYYCNCVYQR; this comes from the exons ATGGCAAACAAGATGCATAAATCCTTCTTGTGTTTTGTCATCTATGTTTTAGTTATTGCAG TACAATTGATGCAGGTAGTAGAAGGTAACACACCATGCACAATAATTCAGGGAAGATGTGCTCCCGAAAATTGTCAAGAGAAGTGTACCAACTATGGAGCAGGCACTTCATCTACACTTTTAGGATCGAATTGTAACTTCTACAACTTATGCACATGTGTATTCGATAGGCCACCATTTGGAAGTTCATGCAAAGTTGGTATTGGACTCTGCTCAAGTCAATGCGGTGATTCTTGTTGTGATGGAAATTGTAAGGCTAGATATATACACACAGGTACTGGGAAATGTGTGCATGACTTTGACACTCATCTCTACTATTGTAACTGTGTCTATCAACGTTGA